One Thermoflexus hugenholtzii JAD2 DNA segment encodes these proteins:
- a CDS encoding class I SAM-dependent methyltransferase translates to MRWLPAIEGWLPSRRPLRVLLIGCGEGEEAAALADRLGGPGVVRMVGVDLDELALARAQARVPWARFRCADAATLPPGWEGGFDLIVIRRPDLLAQPSRWQAVFARLPGLLAADGRLICTTISAVEARWVRRELSEAGWSLLHEEIHPEVPEEVAWLVAAPPAEPETSSETLEILPAEEPGLWCDWSTGRCGPIG, encoded by the coding sequence ATGAGGTGGCTCCCGGCGATCGAGGGATGGCTTCCTTCTCGCCGTCCGCTTCGTGTCCTGCTCATCGGTTGTGGGGAAGGGGAGGAGGCCGCTGCGCTGGCCGACCGCCTGGGAGGGCCGGGGGTCGTGCGGATGGTGGGGGTGGACCTGGATGAGCTGGCGTTGGCGCGGGCTCAGGCGCGGGTGCCCTGGGCCCGGTTCCGCTGCGCCGACGCCGCCACCCTTCCGCCCGGCTGGGAGGGCGGCTTCGATCTCATCGTGATCCGCCGGCCGGACCTCCTCGCCCAGCCGAGCCGCTGGCAAGCGGTCTTCGCCCGGCTGCCGGGGCTCCTGGCCGCCGACGGGCGTTTGATCTGCACCACGATCTCGGCCGTGGAGGCCCGATGGGTCCGGCGCGAGCTCTCGGAAGCGGGCTGGAGCCTTCTCCACGAGGAGATCCATCCCGAGGTCCCGGAGGAGGTGGCCTGGCTGGTGGCCGCGCCCCCTGCGGAGCCGGAGACGTCTTCGGAGACCCTGGAAATCCTCCCGGCGGAAGAGCCCGGCCTCTGGTGTGATTGGAGCACCGGACGTTGCGGACCGATTGGGTGA
- a CDS encoding DoxX family protein yields MEILFLIGRIIVGLFYLFNAANHLIMGTEQMTQYAAYKGVPAPRLAVIVSGILLLISGLSFLLGVYPGIGVLSAVLFFLPVTFKMHNFWAVQDQQQRIIEMVNFNKNMALMGAALMFLLIERWPFSLIPNLWPF; encoded by the coding sequence GATCGGGCGGATTATCGTCGGCCTCTTCTACCTGTTCAACGCGGCCAACCATCTGATCATGGGCACGGAGCAGATGACCCAGTATGCCGCGTATAAAGGGGTGCCCGCGCCCCGGCTGGCGGTGATCGTCTCGGGGATCCTCCTGCTGATCTCCGGCCTTAGTTTCCTGCTGGGGGTGTATCCGGGCATCGGGGTGCTGAGCGCGGTGCTGTTCTTCCTGCCCGTGACCTTCAAGATGCACAACTTCTGGGCGGTGCAGGATCAGCAGCAGCGCATCATCGAGATGGTCAACTTCAACAAGAACATGGCCCTGATGGGGGCGGCGCTGATGTTCCTCCTCATCGAGCGCTGGCCCTTCAGCCTGATCCCGAACCTCTGGCCGTTCTGA